Proteins encoded in a region of the Clostridia bacterium genome:
- a CDS encoding rubredoxin produces the protein MKYVCTACGWIYDEEEQGTKWEELPEDFTCELCGLGKDVFEPVEE, from the coding sequence ATGAAATATGTATGCACAGCTTGTGGCTGGATTTACGACGAAGAAGAACAGGGCACAAAATGGGAAGAACTTCCGGAAGATTTCACATGTGAGCTTTGCGGTCTCGGCAAAGATGTCTTTGAGCCTGTCGAAGAATAA
- a CDS encoding PepSY domain-containing protein, whose amino-acid sequence MKKRVICTFLLIGILLLSVACNKQNPDVIGEEKAIEIALEKAELSQKDVFMKRTELDRDNGIWKYEVEFIKDGIEYSADIKAEDGTILSWEIDTND is encoded by the coding sequence ATGAAGAAAAGAGTAATATGCACATTTCTTTTAATCGGTATACTATTATTATCCGTTGCGTGTAACAAACAAAATCCCGATGTTATCGGAGAGGAAAAAGCGATTGAAATTGCGCTTGAAAAAGCAGAACTTTCCCAAAAAGATGTTTTTATGAAACGGACTGAGCTGGACAGAGACAACGGCATCTGGAAGTATGAAGTGGAATTCATAAAAGACGGTATAGAATACAGTGCTGATATCAAGGCTGAAGACGGTACCATACTTTCCTGGGAGATAGATACAAATGATTAA